One Panicum virgatum strain AP13 chromosome 9K, P.virgatum_v5, whole genome shotgun sequence genomic region harbors:
- the LOC120650262 gene encoding mediator of RNA polymerase II transcription subunit 19a-like — protein sequence MSSSNQMGSDGKFGRGPRELSGAVDLISRYKLLNHHSFFCKKPLPLAISDTNYLNNVVGDTEIRKGEGMELDQLFQNSYPNEKTAYIQPFDMETLGQAFQLRETAPVDLPSAEKGTPTISGKPKIKSKDKVKKHKKHKEKDRDKEKEQKKHKHRHKDRSKDKDKDKDKDKEKKKDKSGNHESGGDHSKKHEKKRKQEVTGSSASVQNHKKTQKHKNQ from the exons GTTTGGGAGAG GTCCTCGGGAGCTTAGTGGTGCTGTTGACTTAATTAGCCGCTACAAGTTGCTGAACCATCATAGTTTCTTTTGCAAGAAACCTTTGCCATTGGCAATTTCAGATACAAATTATCTTAACAATGTTGTGGGCGACACAGAAATCCGTAAAGGAGAAGGGATGGAGTTGGACCAACTCTTCCAAAACTCTTACCCGAATGAGAAGACTGCTTACATTCAGCCCTTCGACATGGAAACACTAGGACAAGCATTTCAGCTGCGAGAAACTGCACCAGTAGATTTGCCTTCT GCTGAAAAAGGTACACCAACCATATCTGGGAAACCAAAGATCAAGTCCAAGGACAAAGTAAAGAAGCATAAGAAACACAAGGAGAAAGACAGAGATAAGGAGAAGGAGCAAAAGAAACACAAACATCGGCATAAGGATCGGAGTAAAGATAAAGACAAGGATAAGgacaaagacaaagaaaagaaaaaggacaagagtgGGAATCATGAGTCGGGAGGTGATCATTCCAAGAAACATGAGAAG AAGAGGAAGCAAGAAGTAACTGGAAGTTCGGCAAGTGTCCAAAATCACAAGAAAA CACAAAAGCACAAAAATCAGTGA
- the LOC120650261 gene encoding protein kinase PINOID-like gives MAAPASSSATAAAAPASSSPPKPPNNAASTTTTTMLDPYPDAAASSVSSASTSSSSSSSQADRSSTFSVDSSSAATPSSSPPRPHRANDVAWAPIRGRALGPRDFTLLRRVGAGDIGTVYLCRFEGGCQAKGPAAAPSCAYAMKVVDRCALARKGKLGRAAAEKRVLRRLDHPFLPTMFADFDAGADFSCIVMEFCPGGDLHSLRHRMPGRRFPLASARFYAAEVLLALEYLHMMGIVYRDLKPENVLIRGDGHIMLTDFDLSLESTASPSLEDDARSGGDNARAPPAPTCLPIPELQLLRLRRWKRRAAAPRPRFVAEPVDARSSSFVGTHEYVAPEVASGGGHGAAVDWWAYGVFLYELIYGRTPFVGETNEATLRNIVRRPLEFPAAPAAASHGGDAAARDLIARLLDKDPRTRLGSRRGAADVKAHGFFKGLNLALLRSSPPPVMPPPAAPLHLHRCDDDKAADVQQLFEHF, from the coding sequence ATGGCCGCTCCGGCCTCCTCGTCCgccaccgcagccgccgcgcccgcgtcgTCGTCACCGCCCAAGCCTCCAAACAACGCCGCCAGCACCACCACAACCACCATGCTCGATCCATACCCCGACGCCGCGGCCTCCAGCGTCAGCTCGGCGagcactagcagcagcagcagcagcagccaggcgGACCGGTCGTCGACCTTCTCCGTGGACTCTTCGTCGGCCGcgacgccgtcgtcgtccccgcCGCGGCCTCACCGGGCGAACGACGTGGCGTGGGCGCCCATCCGGGGCCGGGCGCTCGGCCCGCGGGACttcacgctcctccgccgcgtcgGGGCCGGGGACATCGGCACCGTCTACCTCTGCCGCTTCGAGGGTGGCTGCCAGGCcaagggccccgccgccgccccctcgtgCGCCTACGCCATGAAGGTGGTGGACCGCTGCGCGCTCGCCAGGAAGGGCAAgctgggccgcgccgccgccgagaagCGCGTCCTGCGCCGGCTCGACCACCCGTTCCTGCCCACCATGTTCGCAGACTTCGACGCCGGCGCGGACTTCTCGTGCATCGTCATGGAGTTCTGCCCCGGCGGCGACCTCCActccctccgccaccgcatGCCGGGCCGCCGCTTCCCGCTCGCCTCCGCGCGCTTCTACGCCGCGGAGGTGCTCCTCGCGCTCGAGTACCTGCACATGATGGGCATCGTGTACCGCGACCTCAAGCCCGAGAACGTGCTCATCCGGGGCGACGGCCACATCATGCTCACCGACTTCGACCTGTCGCTCGAGTccacggcgtcgccgtcgctggAGGACGACGCCAGGAGCGGCGGCGACAACGCGCGGGCTCCTCCGGCTCCGACCTGCCTCCCGATCCCGGAGCTGCAGCTCCtcaggctgcggcggtggaagcgccgcgccgccgcgccccggccgcgGTTCGTGGCGGAGCCCGTGGACGCGCGGTCGAGCTCCTTCGTGGGCACGCACGAGTACGTGGCGCCCGAggtcgccagcggcggcggccacggcgcggcCGTGGACTGGTGGGCCTACGGCGTGTTCCTCTACGAGCTCATCTACGGGCGCACCCCGTTCGTGGGGGAGACCAACGAGGCCACGCTCCGCAACATCGTGCGCCGCCCGCTCGAGttccccgccgcgccggcggcggcctcccacggcggcgacgccgcggcGCGGGACCTGATCGCGCGGCTCCTGGACAAGGACCCGCGCACCCGGCTCGGGTCgaggcgcggcgccgccgacgtGAAGGCGCACGGCTTCTTCAAGGGCCTCAACCTGGCGCTGCTGCGGTCGTCGCCCCCGCCCGTGATGCcgccccccgccgcgccgctgcacCTGCACCGGTGCGACGACGACAAGGCCGCGGACGTGCAGCAGCTGTTCGAGCACTTCtga